The following proteins are co-located in the Acanthochromis polyacanthus isolate Apoly-LR-REF ecotype Palm Island chromosome 7, KAUST_Apoly_ChrSc, whole genome shotgun sequence genome:
- the acacb gene encoding acetyl-CoA carboxylase isoform X1 yields the protein MLLLAVLGLILWILLLLWRINTRAAAMPLKGEESPSGSAPSAAEKDILAAGKRSVSAVAGTSTNSQDKSPQTYGGSSGLQVKTESSENLQTSSEVNSEQPLVPKTTQARSKTISAMLSSGPEARERLKFILGASEDYSSDEEPLVLKPPSGASQPANSTPRSSPQQATSAVPQPSSSGIKPSMSGPHLVKKGREHRKMDLQRDFTVASPAEFVTRFGGNRVIEKVLIANNGIAAVKCMRSIRRWSYEMFRNERTIRFVVMVAPEDLQANAEYIKMADHYVPVPGGTNNNNYANVELIVDIAKRIPVQAVWAGWGHASENPKLPELLNKAGISFMGPSSKAMWALGDKVASSIVAQSADIPTLPWSGSGLRVDWAEEDQRQGNVISVPPEIYTEGCVHDVDDGLAGAERIGYPVVIKASEGGGGKGIRKVESSEDFLSSFRQVQTEVPGSPIFIMQLAQHARHLEVQILADEYGNAISLFGRDCSIQRRHQKIIEEAPATIAALSTFEQMERYAVRLAKMVGYVSAGTVEYLFSEDGSFHFLELNPRLQVEHPCTEMIADVNLPAAQLQIAMGIPLHRIKDIRMLYGESPWGDTIINFENPEFMPSPRGHVIAARITSENPDEGFKPSSGTVQELNFRSSKNVWGYFSVGATGGLHEFADSQFGHCFSWGENREEAISNMVVAMKELSIRGDFRTTVEYLIKLLETESFRNNDIDTGWLDHLIAEKVQAERPETMLGVVCGALHVADSSFRKSMSDYLHSLERGQVLPANSLLNSVSVDLIYEGVKFCLKVARQSPTTYVIMMNGSNIEIDVHRLSDGGLLLCYDGCSHTTYMKEEVDSYRITVGNKTCVFEKEKDPTVLRSPSAGKLLQYVVDDGGHIFAGETYAEIEVMKMVMTLTVEQSGCVHFVKRPGAVLEHGCVVAHMDLDNPSSIARVELNTATLPPQQPLPMVGEKLHQVFHSVLENLIKVMDGYCLEEPYFSSKLKQWVATLMKTLRDPSLPLLELQEIMTSVAGRIPASVETDIRKVMAQYASNITSVLCQFPSQRIANILDSHAATLQRKADREVFFMNTQSIVQLVQRFRSGIRGYMKSVVLDLLKHYLQVEMQFQQAHYDKCVINLREQHKPDMSPVLDYIFSHAQVFKKNVLVTMLIDQLCGRDPTLADELMVILNELTQLSKMENSKVALRARQVLIASHLPSYELRHNQVESIFLSAIDMYGHQFCPENLKKLILSETSIFDVLPNFFYHSNQVVCMAALEVYVRRGYIAYELNSVQHHQLQDGTCAVDFQFMLPSSHPNRGSSRTLSRVPVPVNGSGQFKIRRQSSDLFLEGALSPPCQRMGAMVAFQCFDDFKRNFDEVLSSFAEPLEGASFLESCSSLYEEENFKNIKENPIHIINVSIKTADTEDDSALVTAFTSFAQSKKAVLFDYGIRRITFLIAQKREFPKFFTFRARDGFQEDRIYRNLEPALAFQLELNRMRNFDLTAVPCANHKMHLYLGAARVQEGAEVTDYRFFIRAIIRHSDLITKEASFEYLKNEGERLLLEAMDELEVAFSNTSVRTDCNHIFLNFVPTVIMDPSKIEESVRSMVMRYGSRLWKLRVLQAELKINIRLTTTGNAVPIRLFITNESGYYLDISLYKEVTDPSSGQIMFQSYGDKQGPLHGMLINTPYVTKDLLQAKRFQAQTLGTTYVYDFPEMFRQALFKLWGSAVGDKCPKDVLMCSELVLDPQGRLVQMNRLPGDNDVGMVAFRMRIKTPEYPEGRDIIVICNDITHMIGSFGPQEDELYLRASELARAEGIPRIYIAANSGARIGLAEEVKHMFQVAWIDPADPYKGFKYLYLTPQDYTRISSTNSVHCHHVEEGGESRYIITDIIGNAEGLGVENLRGSGMIAGESSLAYEEIITISMVTCRAIGIGAYLVRLGQRVIQVENSHIILTGAAALNKVLGREVYTSSNQLGGVQIMHNNGVTHTMVPDDFEGVYTILQWLSYMPKNKYSPVPVMATTDPVDREIEFTPTKAPYDPRWMLAGRPHPTVRGAWQSGFFDHGSFMEIMESWAQTVVVGRARLGGIPLGVIAVETRTVELTVPADPANLDSESKVLQQAGQVWFPDSAFKTAQAICDFNRERLPLMVFANWRGFSGGMKDMYDQILKFGAYIVDALRGFRQPVLVYIPPHAELRGGSWVVIDPTINPLCMELYADKESRGGVLEPEGTVEIKFRRKDLLKTMKRLDSVYASLVEQLASPELSDKQCRELEAKLKAREEFLSPIYHQVAVQFVDLHDTPGRMQEKGVITDILDWKNVRTFFYWRLRRLLLEQVVKCEILQANKDLSDGHMQSMLRRWFVETEGTVKAYLWDNNQAVVEWLEKHLSKEGDTRSAIRENIKYLKRENALKHIRSLVQANPDVAMDCIIHMSQNITSAQRAKLSHLLTTMDSTSTS from the exons ATGCTCCTGTTGGCAGTTTTGGGACTAATCCTATGGATATTGTTGCTACTGTGGAGGATTAATACCAGAGCAGCAGCAATGCCTCTGAAAGGAGAAGAATCTCCATCTGGCTCTGCTCCATCTGCAGCCGAGAAGGACATTCTCGCTGCAGGAAAACGCTCTGTGTCAGCAGTTGCTGGCACTTCAACAAACAGTCAGGATAAGAGTCCACAGACCTATGGTGGATCCTCGGGTCTCCAAGTCAAAACAGAGTCCTCTGAGAATCTACAGACCTCTTCTGAGGTAAATTCAGAGCAGCCATTGGTGCCTAAGACCACCCAGGCACGTTCTAAGACCATCTCAGCAATGCTCAGCTCAGGGCCTGAGGCAAGGGAGCGCCTCAAGTTCATTCTTGGAGCATCAGAGGATTACTCTTCAGACGAGGAACCTCTCGTCTTGAAACCTCCAAGTGGAGCGTCTCAGCCAGCAAACTCCACCCCCAGATCTTCCCCTCAGCAGGCGACTTCTGCAGTGCCACAGCCCAGCTCCTCGGGCATCAA GCCTAGCATGTCTGGTCCTCACTTGGTGAAAAAAGGACGAGAACACAGAAAGATGGATCTACAGAGGGACTTCACTGTGGCCTCTCCTGCTGAGTTTGTCACACGATTTGGTGGCAACCGGGTCATAGAAAAA GTGCTGATAGCTAATAATGGCATCGCTGCGGTCAAATGTATGCGCTCCATCCGTCGCTGGTCCTATGAAATGTTTCGCAATGAGAGAACCATCCGCTTTGTGGTCATGGTGGCTCCCGAAGATTTGCAAGCTAATGCAG AATACATTAAAATGGCAGACCATTATGTGCCTGTACCCGGTGGAACCAACAATAACAACTATGCTAATGTAGAGCTGATAGTGGACATTGCGAAAAGAATCCCAGTCCAG GCTGTGTGGGCCGGTTGGGGACATGCGTCTGAAAACCCCAAACTGCCTGAGCTCCTGAACAAAGCAGGGATATCATTCATGG GGCCATCCAGTAAGGCCATGTGGGCTTTAGGGGATAAGGTGGCTTCTTCCATTGTGGCCCAGAGTGCTGACATTCCCACACTACCATGGAGCGGATCAG GTCTAAGagtggactgggctgaagaggACCAAAGGCAGGGAAATGTAATCAGTGTTCCTCCAGAGATCTACACTGAGGGCTGCGTTCATGATGTAGATGATGGACTAGCA GGAGCTGAGAGAATCGGCTATCCGGTTGTTATCAAAGCATCTGAGGGTGGTGGTGGAAAAGGTATCCGGAAAGTTGAAAGTTCTGAGGATTTTCTAAGTTCCTTTAGACAG GTCCAGACAGAGGTACCTGGCTCACCTATCTTCATCATGCAACTGGCTCAGCATGCCCGTCACCTTGAGGTCCAGATACTGGCTGATGAGTACGGAAATGCGATCTCTCTGTTTGGGCGAGACTGCTCTATTCAGAGAAGGCACCAGAAGATCATAGAGGAGGCTCCTGCCACCATAGCTGCTCTCTCAACATTCGAGCAGATGGAACGG tatgctgtccgaCTAGCCAAGATGGTGGGCTATGTGAGTGCAGGTACGGTGGAATATCTCTTCTCTGAAGATGGAAGTTTCCATTTTCTGGAGTTGAATCCTCGTCTGCAGGTGGAACATCCGTGTACGGAGATGATCGCAGATGTAAATTTGCCAGCTGCCCAACTTCAG ATTGCAATGGGAATCCCCCTGCATAGAATTAAAGACATTCGCATGCTGTATGGAGAAAGTCCGTGGGGTGACACCATCATTAACTTTGAGAACCCGGAGTTCATGCCAAGTCCAAGAGGTCACGTCATAGCTGCTCGGATCACCAGTGAAAATCCTGATGAG GGGTTCAAGCCAAGCTCTGGCACCGTGCAGGAGCTGAACTTCCGCAGCAGTAAAAACGTCTGGGGCTATTTCAGTGTGGGGGCGACTGGGGGACTTCATGAATTTGCAGATTCCCAGTTTGGACACTGTTTCTCATGGGGCGAGAACCGTGAAGAGGCCATCTC GAACATGGTGGTGGCTATGAAGGAGCTGTCCATCAGAGGCGATTTCAGGACAACCGTCGAATACCTCATTAAACTACTGGAGACAGAAAGCTTTAGAAACAATGACATCGACACTGGCTGGCTGGATCATCTCATTGCAGAGAAAGTGCAG GCAGAGAGACCAGAGACCATGCTGGGGGTTGTCTGTGGAGCTTTGCATGTTGCTGATTCTAGCTTCAGAAAGAGTATGTCCGACTACCTACATTCACTGGAGAG AGGTCAGGTGCTGCCTGCAAACAGTCTGCTCAACTCTGTTAGTGTGGACCTGATATATGAAGGAGTCAAATTCTGTCTGAAG GTGGCTCGCCAATCCCCAACAACTTATGTCATCATGATGAATGGCTCCAACATTGAAATAGATGTCCACAGACTGAGTGACGGTGGCCTCCTGCTGTGCTATGATGGCTGCAGCCACACCACCTACATGAAAGAGGAAGTAGACAG CTACCGCATCACTGTTGGCAACAAGACTTGCGTATTTGAGAAGGAAAAGGATCCCACGGTGCTGAGATCGCCCTCTGCTGGCAAACTGCTCCAATATGTGGTTGACGACGGAGGCCATATTTTTGCAGGAGAAACCTACGCAGAGATTGAG GtgatgaagatggtgatgaCTCTGACTGTAGAGCAGTCTGGCTGCGTCCACTTTGTCAAGAGACCAGGGGCAGTTCTTGAGCATGGCTGCGTGGTGGCACATATGGACCTTGACAACCCCAGCAGTATAGCCAGA GTGGAACTCAACACAGCCACACTGCCACCACAGCAGCCACTGCCCATGGTTGGGGAGAAGCTTCACCAGGTGTTTCACAGTGTGCTCGAAAACCTGATTAAAGTGATGGATGGGTACTGCCTTGAAGAGCCCTACTTTAGCAGCAAG ctgaaacagTGGGTGGCTACTCTGATGAAGACTCTGAGGGACCCCTCCCTGCCGCTGCTGGAACTCCAGGAGATCATGACAAGCGTAGCAGGTCGCATCCCAGCGAGTGTTGAGACAGATATCCGCAAAGTCATGGCGCAATACGCGAGCAACATCACCTCTGTCCTCTGCCAGTTTCCCAGTCAAAGG ATTGCCAACATTTTAGACAGCCATGCAGCGACCTTACAGAGGAAAGCTGACAGAGAGGTTTTCTTCATGAACACTCAGAGTATTGTACAGTTGGTGCAGAG ATTTCGTAGTGGAATCCGTGGCTATATGAAGTCTGTGGTTCTTGACCTGCTGAAGCACTACCTCCAAGTAGAAATGCAGTTTCAACAAG CTCACTATGATAAGTGTGTTATCAACTTGAGAGAACAGCACAAACCTGACATGAGTCCTGTGCTTGACTACATCTTCTCTCATGCTCAGGTCTTCAAGAAGAACGTCCTGGTCACAATGCTCATA GACCAGTTGTGTGGACGAGATCCCACCCTGGCAGATGAGCTCATGGTCATTCTGAATGAACTCACACAGCTGAGCAAGATGGAGAACTCAAAGGTGGCCCTAAGAGCCAGACAG GTCTTGATTGCCTCCCATTTACCGTCATACGAACTGAGACACAACCAGGTGGAGTCCATTTTCCTGTCAGCCATTGACATGTATGGCCACCAGTTTTGTCCGGAGAACTTGAAG AAACTGATTCTCTCTGAAACATcaatttttgatgttttgcccAATTTCTTCTATCACTCCAATCAAGTTGTGTGCATGGCTGCATTGGAG GTGTACGTTCGCAGGGGTTATATTGCCTACGAACTTAACAGCGTCCAGCATCACCAGCTGCAGGATGGAACCTGTGCTGTAGACTTCCAGTTTATGTTGCCATCGTCGCATCCAAACAG AGGGAGCAGCCGTACTCTGAGCAG gGTTCCTGTACCAGTGAATGGATCAGGCCAGTTTAAAATCAGGCGGCAGAGCAGCGACCTCTTCCTTGAGGGAGCCTTGTCTCCACCCTGCCAGCGCATGGGGGCCATGGTGGCTTTCCAGTGTTTTGATGACTTCAAAAG GAATTTTGATGAGGTTCTATCCAGTTTCGCAGAACCGCTTGAAGGTGCTTCTTTCTTAGAGTCCTGCTCCAGTCTCTATGAGGAGGAGAACTTTAAG AATATCAAGGAGAACCCAATCCACATCATTAATGTGTCCATAAAAACAGCAGACACAGAAGACGACAGTGCTCTGGTCACAGCGTTCACTTCCTTCGCCCAGTCAAAG aAAGCAGTCCTGTTTGACTATGGAATCAGAAGAATCACATTTTTGATTGCACAGAAG AGAGAATTTCCAAAGTTCTTCACATTCAGAGCAAGAGACGGG TTCCAGGAGGATCGTATTTATCGGAATCTGGAACCAGCTTTAGCATTTCAATTGGAGCTCAACCGAATGAGGAACTTTGATCTGACTGCTGTTCCCTGTGCCAACCACAAGATGCACCTTTACCTGGGTGCTGCTCGTGTTCAGGAGGGAGCTGAAGTTACAGACTACCGCTTCTTCATCAGAGCAATTATCCGACACTCAGATCTCATTACAAAG GAAGCTTCCTTtgaatacctgaaaaatgaaggCGAGCGTCTTCTGCTTGAAGCCATGGATGAGTTGGAAGTGGCCTTCAGTAACACCAGCGTCCGCACAGACTGCAATCACATCTTCCTCAACTTCGTACCCACTGTTATCATGGACCCCTCTAAA ATAGAGGAGTCTGTCCGCTCCATGGTGATGCGCTATGGCAGCCGTCTTTGGAAGCTGCGGGTCCTGCAGGCTGAGCTGAAGATCAACATTCGTCTGACAACAACTGGAAACGCTGTTCCTATCCGCCTCTTTATCACGAATGAATCGGGCTATTATTTGGACATCAGCTTGTACAAAGAGGTCACCGACCCAAGTTCTGGGCAG atcatgttccAGTCATATGGAGACAAGCAGGGTCCTTTGCATGGCATGCTCATCAACACTCCCTATGTGACCAAAGACCTGCTGCAGGCCAAACGCTTCCAGGCTCAAACTCTGGGAACTACATACGTCTATGACTTCCCTGAGATGTTCAGACAG GCCTTGTTCAAGCTGTGGGGTTCAGCTGTGGGGGACAAATGCCCTAAAGACGTGCTGATGTGCAGTGAGCTTGTTCTGGATCCACAAGGACGACTGGTGCAGATGAACCGGCTGCCTGGAGACAATGAC GTGGGAATGGTTGCCTTCAGGATGAGGATAAAGACTCCAGAGTACCCAGAGGGCAGAGACATTATTGTCATCTGTAATGACATCACTCACATGATCGGCTCGTTCGGTCCTCAGGAGGATGAGCTGTACCTCAGGGCTTCTGAGCTGGCTCGAGCTGAAGGAATCCCTCGCATTTACATCGCAGCCAACAGTGGAGCACGAATCGGTCTTGCTGAAGAGGTCAAACACATGTTCCAGGTGGCCTGGATTGACCCTGCTGATCCCTACAAG GGTTTCAAATACCTGTACCTGACGCCACAGGACTACACTCGTATCAGCTCCACCAATTCTGTTCACTGTCACCATGTAGAAGAAGGTGGAGAATCCAG GTACATCATCACTGACATCATTGGGAACGCTGAAGGCCTTGGGGTCGAGAACCTGCGAGGTTCTGGCATGATTGCTGGAGAATCTTCTCTGGCCTATGAAGAGATAATTACAATCAGTATG GTGACGTGTCGCGCGATCGGAATCGGAGCCTATCTAGTCCGTTTGGGTCAGCGAGTTATCCAAGTGGAGAATTCTCACATCATCCTGACTGGAGCAGCAGCTCTAAACAAG GTTCTGGGCCGAGAGGTTTACACGTCCAGCAACCAGCTGGGAGGAGTCCAGATCATGCACAATAATGGAGTCACACACACCATGGTGCCAGATGACTTCGAGGGTGTCTACACCATCCTCCAGTGGCTCTCATACATGCCAAAG AACAAATACTCACCTGTGCCTGTAATGGCAACTACAGATCCAGTGGACAGAGAGATAGAATTTACTCCGACCAAAGCACCATATGACCCTCGCTGGATGCTGGCTGGCCGACCTCACCCCA CGGTGAGAGGCGCCTGGCAGAGTGGATTCTTTGACCACGGCTCCTTCATGGAGATAATGGAGTCCTGGGCTCAGACAGTGGTAGTAGGCAGAGCACG ATTAGGAGGAATCCCCCTCGGTGTCATTGCTGTTGAAACACGCACGGTTGAACTCACTGTCCCAGCTGATCCAGCAAACCTGGATTCAGAATCTAAA GTCCTGCAGCAGGCGGGCCAGGTGTGGTTTCCAGATTCAGCGTTTAAAACGGCTCAGGCGATTTGTGACTTCAACCGTGAACGCCTGCCTCTCATGGTGTTTGCCAACTGGAGGGGCTTCTCTGGGGGAATGAAGG ATATGTACGATCAGATATTAAAGTTTGGGGCCTACATTGTGGATGCCCTGCGTGGTTTCCGGCAGCCGGTGCTGGTGTACATCCCACCTCATGCTGAGCTGAGAGGGGGGTCTTGGGTGGTGATAGACCCCACCATCAACCCCCTGTGCATGGAGCTCTATGCTGACAAGGAGAGCAG GGGTGGTGTGCTGGAGCCCGAAGGTACAGTCGAGATCAAATTCAGGAGGAAGGACCTGCTGAAGACCATGAAAAGACTAGATTCAGTCTATGCTAGTCTGGTTGAGCAGCTCG CTTCCCCAGAGCTGTCTGACAAACAGTGCAGAGAGCTGGAGGCAAAGCTCAAAGCAAGAGAGGAATTCCTGTCGCCCATCTACCACCAGGTGGCAGTGCAGTTTGTAGACCTCCATGACACTCCAGGCAGGATGCAGGAGAAGGGTGTCATCACG GACATTTTGGACTGGAAGAATGTGCGGACCTTTTTCTACTGGCGTCTGCGTCGCCTCCTGCTGGAGCAGGTGGTGAAGTGTGAGATACTACAGGCCAACAAGGATCTGAGTGACGGACACATGCAGTCAATGCTGCGACGCTGGTTTGTTGAAACGGAGGGAACAGTCAAG